In one window of Shewanella goraebulensis DNA:
- a CDS encoding alpha/beta hydrolase family protein, with protein sequence MKRILLILTASMLLLSSLMSFAENQQLPVEAFASIPDVSHVTMSPNGTKIASLVRSEAKGMEGTLVNILDIDTRESSYPIQTDNEKFVILSMSWANDDLLLIKAKFPAVRFGTPTTETRIIKYSLSKKKTSNLLSRFGLKKFKWMPQIQSNIIDYLPDDDKYLLLGTNGIGNKAQFESVIQVNLNNGNIRFEQPAEANVTNWITDRQNRIRIGIYRKETQYRIYEQEDAHKGRRILWEFEAFEEDQVWPMGFAQDKNILYVQAYHEGFEAIFKVDLRDPELAKELVFSKEFNDVEGSLIYSKLKQKIIGIDDGDESEYTFWDEEYIGLVNGLNKALPEYRNYITQFSDNERRYIVYSTNSKEAGTYLFGDRDAGELFPIAYRYKKLTPDLLANTQTLSYKARDGLEIQAFLTTPLDKEAKKLPTIIFPHGGPISYDSNSFDYWTQFLANRGYAVFRMNFRGSAGYGYDFMKAGLKNWGLDMQNDVEDGTRWLIDEGIADPDKVCIVGASYGGYAALMGVATTKDLYQCAISVAGVTDVEYLVKSSRRYSNFDIVKKQIGDDYDALYERSPLSKAKDINVPVLLIHGDKDRVVRVQHSEDMFEELEDLKKPVQYIELENGDHYLSNNDHRVKTFMAIEAFLSKNL encoded by the coding sequence ATGAAAAGGATTTTACTTATACTAACAGCATCAATGTTGCTGTTATCTTCACTGATGTCATTTGCAGAAAATCAGCAACTACCTGTTGAAGCGTTTGCCAGTATCCCTGATGTCAGTCATGTCACTATGTCTCCCAATGGTACTAAAATCGCCTCTTTAGTTCGCTCTGAAGCTAAAGGAATGGAAGGCACGTTAGTCAATATTCTCGATATTGATACTCGTGAATCTTCTTACCCCATTCAAACTGACAATGAAAAATTTGTTATTTTATCCATGAGCTGGGCAAATGATGATTTGCTACTCATAAAAGCTAAGTTTCCCGCTGTTCGTTTCGGTACTCCAACCACAGAAACTCGCATCATTAAGTATTCTCTGAGTAAGAAAAAAACCTCTAACTTACTAAGTCGTTTTGGACTTAAAAAGTTTAAATGGATGCCACAAATCCAATCAAATATTATCGATTACCTTCCCGATGACGACAAATACTTGTTACTGGGTACTAATGGCATTGGTAATAAAGCTCAATTTGAGTCGGTCATCCAAGTTAACTTAAATAACGGCAATATCCGTTTTGAGCAACCTGCTGAAGCAAACGTTACAAACTGGATAACGGATAGACAAAATAGAATTCGAATTGGCATTTACCGTAAAGAAACCCAATACCGAATTTACGAGCAAGAAGATGCCCACAAAGGTAGAAGAATTTTATGGGAGTTCGAAGCTTTCGAGGAAGATCAGGTTTGGCCAATGGGCTTTGCTCAGGATAAAAACATCCTCTATGTTCAAGCTTATCATGAAGGTTTTGAAGCTATCTTCAAGGTTGATTTACGCGACCCTGAGCTTGCTAAAGAATTAGTATTCAGTAAAGAGTTTAACGACGTCGAAGGTTCATTGATTTATTCAAAACTCAAACAAAAGATTATTGGTATTGATGATGGCGATGAGTCTGAATATACCTTCTGGGATGAAGAGTATATCGGCCTCGTTAATGGCCTAAACAAAGCTCTGCCTGAATACCGCAATTATATAACCCAGTTTAGTGATAATGAGCGTCGATACATTGTGTATTCAACCAACTCAAAAGAAGCAGGCACTTATCTATTTGGTGACCGCGATGCTGGAGAACTATTCCCGATTGCTTATCGATATAAAAAACTAACACCTGATTTATTGGCTAACACCCAAACCTTATCGTACAAAGCTAGAGATGGTTTAGAGATCCAAGCCTTCTTAACCACACCGTTAGATAAAGAAGCTAAAAAGCTACCAACCATTATCTTCCCCCATGGCGGTCCTATTAGCTATGACTCCAATAGCTTTGACTACTGGACTCAGTTTTTAGCCAACAGAGGCTATGCAGTCTTTAGAATGAACTTTCGAGGCTCTGCAGGATATGGTTACGACTTCATGAAAGCAGGCCTTAAAAACTGGGGGCTCGACATGCAAAATGATGTCGAAGATGGCACTCGCTGGTTAATCGATGAAGGTATCGCCGATCCTGATAAAGTGTGTATTGTTGGCGCCAGTTATGGCGGGTATGCAGCCCTAATGGGAGTGGCAACGACTAAAGATTTATACCAATGCGCAATTAGTGTTGCTGGTGTCACCGATGTTGAATATCTGGTTAAGTCATCTCGACGTTATAGCAATTTCGATATCGTAAAAAAACAGATTGGCGATGATTATGATGCGCTTTATGAACGGTCTCCTTTAAGCAAGGCCAAAGATATCAATGTGCCAGTGTTACTTATTCATGGCGATAAAGACCGCGTTGTTAGGGTTCAACACAGTGAAGATATGTTTGAAGAGTTAGAAGACCTTAAAAAACCAGTTCAATATATCGAGCTTGAAAATGGCGACCATTACCTTAGTAATAATGATCATCGAGTTAAAACCTTTATGGCCATTGAAGCATTTTTGTCGAAAAACTTATAA
- a CDS encoding TonB-dependent siderophore receptor, producing the protein MRISPIAFAVVASLASASVAAEEAANNTESSQGFTAEIERIQVTGMNFNNYKVGSSSGAMRGDIDLMDTPQSVNVIPDFVTDEQLARNLSEVLVNDSSVTGGSEKWNRQVFNIRGFELDSGSGFLINGQQQWSHYVQPIETLQQVEVLKGPSSMLYGQSGPGGLINMVTKKPTYDTLFDVAFDTDAHGSTRFQLDAGGALNDAESIRYRTVLVKQDTKYWREYQDGNGEQEQERDRFLGYINLEFDLHDDVMLSVKYDYTDDKTGIDRGGWLDDNGDLVGDREDIWDMSWAFTDNNVENLGADLTWYISDDWKMTTGYNHQTFTRQRLDSSPSMVSGMDPVTEGYQINAFDRYDDWQHKTGYMDFTGIVNAFGMEHQLLVGANMLDYYYGQLKDSGEAQIVKPGESVPNPGLDYNNDTTKYESSYKHYGFYVQDLMTINDEWQVLAGVRYDEQKKDGEGENSYAVSPKFGVIYSPSENGSIYVNYSKSFNPQSIVNSDNDVNDGMDLEPEYGEQYEIGTKWELFDGGLLLTGAVFDTTVTNVTVQEQLEQPIGDKEYITTQSGKQQHRGFEMGAQGQVSDNVFVTSSMMYLDAEYITSAEDTAQLDGKTPVDAPEWSANIWTRYEVTDDLALNIGAIYVGERFANTQNTIVKDDYVRFDFGAAYTFAVQNTDMSVRFNVKNLFDTDYLGGGTNTDVTVGEGRNFSLAFEAKF; encoded by the coding sequence ATGAGAATTTCACCAATTGCGTTCGCTGTTGTAGCAAGCTTAGCGTCAGCATCAGTGGCAGCAGAAGAAGCTGCTAATAACACTGAATCAAGTCAGGGGTTTACCGCTGAAATTGAGCGTATTCAAGTAACGGGTATGAACTTCAATAACTACAAAGTTGGCTCTTCTTCAGGTGCTATGCGTGGTGACATTGATTTAATGGACACGCCGCAATCGGTTAACGTCATTCCAGATTTTGTGACTGACGAGCAGTTAGCAAGAAACCTTTCAGAAGTATTGGTCAATGATTCAAGTGTGACGGGTGGTAGTGAAAAGTGGAACCGCCAAGTATTCAACATTCGTGGTTTTGAATTAGATTCAGGTAGCGGCTTTTTAATTAATGGTCAGCAACAATGGTCTCACTACGTTCAACCGATTGAAACACTACAACAAGTTGAAGTGTTGAAAGGTCCATCAAGCATGTTATACGGTCAGTCAGGTCCTGGTGGCTTGATTAACATGGTGACCAAAAAGCCTACCTATGACACGTTATTTGATGTCGCATTTGATACCGATGCTCACGGTTCTACTCGTTTTCAGTTAGATGCAGGAGGCGCGTTAAACGATGCTGAATCTATTCGCTACCGCACAGTGTTAGTGAAGCAAGATACGAAATACTGGCGTGAATACCAAGACGGTAACGGTGAGCAAGAACAAGAGCGTGACCGCTTTTTAGGTTACATCAACCTTGAATTTGACTTACACGATGACGTGATGCTGTCGGTTAAATATGATTACACCGATGACAAAACGGGTATCGATAGAGGTGGTTGGTTAGACGACAATGGTGACTTAGTTGGCGACCGTGAAGATATCTGGGATATGTCTTGGGCATTCACTGACAACAACGTAGAAAACTTAGGTGCTGACTTAACTTGGTATATTTCTGACGACTGGAAAATGACCACTGGTTATAACCACCAAACCTTTACTCGCCAACGTTTAGATTCGTCTCCTTCTATGGTGTCGGGTATGGATCCTGTGACCGAAGGTTACCAAATTAATGCCTTTGACCGTTACGATGATTGGCAACACAAAACAGGTTATATGGATTTCACGGGTATTGTGAATGCCTTTGGTATGGAACATCAATTATTAGTCGGCGCTAATATGCTTGACTATTATTACGGTCAGCTTAAAGACAGTGGCGAAGCGCAAATTGTTAAACCTGGGGAATCGGTACCAAATCCAGGTCTAGATTACAACAATGATACCACTAAATACGAGTCTAGCTATAAGCATTATGGCTTCTATGTACAAGATTTAATGACCATCAACGATGAGTGGCAAGTGCTTGCTGGTGTTCGTTATGATGAGCAAAAGAAAGATGGTGAAGGTGAGAACAGTTACGCTGTATCACCTAAGTTTGGTGTGATTTACTCACCATCTGAGAATGGCAGTATTTATGTCAATTACTCAAAGAGTTTCAACCCTCAATCAATCGTTAACAGTGATAACGATGTGAATGATGGTATGGATTTAGAGCCTGAGTACGGTGAGCAATACGAAATCGGTACTAAGTGGGAACTGTTTGATGGTGGCTTATTGTTAACGGGTGCCGTGTTCGATACCACAGTGACAAACGTGACTGTGCAAGAACAACTTGAACAACCAATTGGCGATAAAGAATACATCACGACTCAAAGTGGTAAGCAGCAACACCGTGGTTTCGAAATGGGTGCACAAGGTCAAGTTAGCGACAATGTGTTCGTAACGAGCTCAATGATGTACTTAGATGCTGAATACATTACTAGTGCAGAAGATACTGCACAGCTTGACGGTAAAACGCCTGTTGATGCACCTGAGTGGTCAGCTAATATCTGGACACGTTACGAAGTCACTGATGATTTAGCTTTAAACATTGGTGCAATTTATGTGGGTGAGCGTTTTGCTAATACACAAAACACCATTGTTAAAGATGATTATGTTCGTTTTGATTTTGGTGCAGCATATACATTTGCCGTACAAAATACTGATATGAGCGTGCGTTTTAACGTTAAAAACCTATTTGATACTGACTACTTAGGTGGCGGTACTAACACTGACGTCACTGTGGGTGAAGGTAGAAACTTTAGCTTAGCGTTTGAAGCAAAGTTCTAA
- a CDS encoding PepSY-associated TM helix domain-containing protein, protein MNVVPALKWFHNWVGFVISVSMLIVLTTGVYLGGMDMLKRMDDKGQQYVPLTSEQKAHVTETLFERYPDMSTVRFPTEYSPYVEIAARGHSIAFDNDLNELSTYKMRDIPLYSTMFWLHRNFLLGDFGKYLNAWASMIGGVITLVGIYLWWRVRKTFRLKHSIPSNTKSSSLVKSHIQLGLFISVPLFLLCITGFLITYKGLWTGALKTTPDSSIQYPISQAKDWQSQIQTAQSVWPDSELVSISKPRQPRPDPKAKAEAPKKPVDAIYSYRFNTHNDVWLRQADSINMNYDKGTIKSALLHSERPLSGQIATFVRPLHDAMNMPFKYVAFITVIALIGTVILIFSAVTFYRRIFKKKRK, encoded by the coding sequence ATGAATGTAGTCCCTGCTTTAAAATGGTTTCATAACTGGGTTGGTTTCGTCATCAGTGTTTCTATGCTGATTGTATTGACGACTGGTGTTTATCTTGGCGGCATGGATATGCTTAAAAGAATGGACGACAAAGGGCAGCAATATGTGCCGTTAACGTCTGAGCAAAAAGCACACGTTACCGAAACACTTTTTGAACGTTACCCTGACATGAGCACGGTTCGCTTTCCAACTGAATACTCTCCGTATGTCGAAATTGCCGCAAGAGGTCACTCGATTGCTTTTGATAACGACTTAAATGAACTCTCAACCTATAAAATGAGAGACATTCCACTCTATAGCACCATGTTCTGGCTACACCGTAACTTCTTATTAGGTGATTTTGGTAAATACCTTAATGCATGGGCATCGATGATCGGTGGTGTTATTACCTTAGTGGGTATTTATCTTTGGTGGCGTGTTCGCAAAACATTCAGGTTAAAACATTCAATCCCAAGCAATACTAAGTCAAGCAGCTTAGTAAAAAGCCACATTCAACTAGGGCTTTTCATCTCAGTTCCTTTGTTTTTACTGTGTATTACTGGCTTTTTAATTACCTATAAAGGGTTGTGGACAGGCGCACTTAAAACAACGCCCGATAGCAGTATTCAATACCCAATCAGCCAAGCAAAAGATTGGCAAAGCCAAATTCAAACGGCACAAAGTGTATGGCCAGATTCTGAGTTAGTATCAATCAGCAAGCCACGTCAGCCTAGACCCGATCCAAAAGCGAAGGCAGAGGCACCGAAAAAGCCTGTTGACGCAATTTATAGCTATCGATTTAATACCCATAATGACGTCTGGTTACGTCAAGCTGATAGCATCAACATGAACTATGACAAAGGCACGATTAAGTCGGCACTGCTTCATAGCGAAAGACCACTTTCAGGCCAAATTGCTACGTTTGTTAGACCTTTGCATGACGCGATGAATATGCCGTTTAAGTATGTGGCATTTATCACTGTCATCGCATTGATTGGCACTGTGATTTTAATATTCAGCGCCGTGACTTTTTACCGACGAATTTTTAAAAAGAAGCGTAAGTAA
- a CDS encoding prepilin-type N-terminal cleavage/methylation domain-containing protein produces MLISIKNNNVLARSAGFTLIELVVVIIVLAILAVVAVSKFIDLKRDAEISRVQAIAASFQQSVTFSHTRWQVIGANGAMNDLPDFADDDLDMNAFGYPLGTGKGNPMGNPVNIGQGQAGCVDLWNSLIEDPPSVAIRNTADNVDFESYRHSADGGSGATQCTYVLRTLGDTRGRNRAEIKIVYDSVAGTVNEFIDD; encoded by the coding sequence GTGCTTATTTCAATAAAAAATAACAATGTATTGGCACGTTCTGCAGGCTTTACCTTAATTGAGTTGGTGGTAGTCATTATCGTACTCGCGATTTTGGCTGTGGTAGCTGTTAGTAAGTTTATTGATCTTAAACGAGATGCCGAAATCAGTCGGGTACAGGCGATTGCGGCATCATTTCAGCAATCAGTGACTTTTTCTCATACTCGTTGGCAAGTGATTGGTGCAAATGGCGCCATGAATGATTTGCCTGATTTTGCTGATGATGATTTAGACATGAATGCCTTTGGTTATCCATTAGGAACTGGGAAAGGCAATCCAATGGGTAATCCTGTCAACATCGGCCAAGGCCAGGCTGGTTGCGTTGATTTGTGGAATAGCCTTATTGAAGACCCACCCTCAGTTGCTATAAGAAATACTGCTGATAATGTGGACTTCGAGTCATATCGCCATAGTGCTGATGGTGGCTCTGGTGCGACGCAGTGTACATATGTATTGCGTACATTGGGTGATACTCGGGGCAGAAACCGAGCAGAAATAAAGATTGTTTATGACTCCGTAGCAGGTACTGTCAACGAATTCATTGACGATTAA
- the nfuA gene encoding Fe-S biogenesis protein NfuA — protein sequence MINITDTAQAHFVKLLADQPEGTHIRVFVISPGTAQAECGVSYCPPDAVEADDTELPFTGFSAMVDEKSAPFLEEASIDFVTDQLGSQLTLKAPNAKMRKVASDAPLKERIEYVIQSEINPQLASHGGNIMLVEITEEGTAVLQFGGGCNGCSQVDITLKDGIEKQLLDMFPGELSGVKDVTDHQHGSHSYQ from the coding sequence ATGATCAACATTACTGATACGGCTCAGGCTCATTTTGTAAAATTACTGGCCGATCAACCTGAAGGCACTCATATCCGTGTGTTTGTCATCAGTCCAGGTACCGCTCAAGCTGAGTGCGGTGTATCTTATTGTCCACCTGATGCTGTTGAAGCTGACGATACTGAATTACCATTTACTGGTTTCAGTGCCATGGTTGATGAAAAGAGTGCGCCATTTTTAGAAGAAGCGAGCATTGATTTTGTGACTGACCAACTTGGCTCACAGTTAACGCTTAAAGCACCTAACGCAAAAATGCGTAAAGTGGCTTCTGATGCACCGCTAAAAGAGCGTATTGAGTATGTGATTCAATCTGAAATCAACCCACAGTTAGCCAGCCATGGTGGTAACATCATGTTAGTTGAAATCACTGAAGAAGGTACTGCAGTACTTCAGTTTGGTGGTGGTTGTAATGGTTGTTCTCAAGTTGATATCACCTTGAAAGATGGTATTGAGAAGCAATTATTAGACATGTTCCCAGGTGAATTATCGGGCGTTAAAGACGTGACAGATCATCAACATGGTTCTCACTCTTACCAGTAA
- a CDS encoding M14 family metallopeptidase: MTFFICIPALASASDLSHPETRIEQRLQAEDINTRLTQPAQYLGYPLGEWHLRHDQINHYLQKLASESSRVSLDSAGFSEERREQLTAVITSEENQRNLADIIEYRSNIKYGTMQTKRTNSNPLVVWLAYSIHGDEASGAHAAIALSHYLAAANEPWVKELLDNTVILLTPTQNPDGFDRFSNWANNNRGKVIVTDNNHREHNQDWPGGRFNHYLADLNRDWLFLRHPASQGRVAFFHKWQPHYVGDFHEMWHQQSYFFQPGVPDRVNPLTKPENQALSNELAAFHRKALDEVKQVYFSGQMFDDFFYGKGSTYPDINGAIGILFEQASSRGQAQDSPNGVVTLADSIDNQFATSLSSLKGAHALRKKLMAYQTNFFSSNVKRFRDGKQSGRLVKAHNGSAHISELVSILEQHKISFKYVSKLIEDDGINFTPQDSLFIPNSQPQHDLLQALFDKRTEFKDETFYDISTWNFESALGLSVVNKAKPSAKSLSDKPSFSVAKSAYPADSVALIIDWQQAAAGPMLQQLLNQGVLVKYAQKPFSLYSHETADSNKKDDKKQPTKLVAGSLQIPLKQPQFSATELADIVANAAQKYQVNVIASASSHTATGMDLGSDDFIKINPVTPLVITGADTNASETGQIWFYLDKTLGIPTTMVNTERLVSLDLSAYSHIFMADGPYHLISDATSRKLGKYVTEGGTIVAQKRALIWLNKRNILNSEPKTKRELAKLFSTTGMDFGDKSKLKARQSIGGAIVSLKLDSTHPIAFGLPNPLQVMKNREISFNLTSTPFIVAAEYENDLLVSGFLAKEYQRSFANTPAMIVETKGKGKIVALTDNLLFRNIWLGSEKVFANALYFVPTI, translated from the coding sequence ATGACTTTTTTTATCTGTATACCTGCTTTGGCCTCTGCCAGCGATCTTTCACACCCAGAAACACGTATTGAGCAACGCCTGCAAGCTGAAGATATTAATACACGTTTGACTCAGCCCGCCCAATACCTCGGCTATCCATTGGGCGAGTGGCACTTGCGACATGATCAAATTAACCATTATTTGCAAAAGCTCGCGAGTGAAAGTAGTCGTGTCTCCTTGGATTCAGCAGGATTCAGTGAAGAGCGCCGCGAGCAATTAACTGCTGTGATAACGTCAGAAGAAAACCAACGAAACCTCGCTGACATTATCGAATACCGCAGCAACATCAAATATGGCACCATGCAAACTAAACGCACCAATAGCAATCCACTGGTGGTGTGGCTCGCTTATTCAATCCATGGTGATGAAGCCAGTGGTGCTCACGCAGCTATAGCATTAAGCCATTACCTCGCCGCAGCCAATGAACCCTGGGTAAAAGAGTTACTCGACAATACCGTAATTTTACTTACACCCACTCAAAATCCAGATGGTTTTGATCGCTTTTCAAACTGGGCTAACAATAATAGAGGTAAAGTTATTGTCACTGACAATAACCATCGCGAGCATAACCAAGATTGGCCAGGCGGACGTTTTAATCACTACTTAGCTGATTTAAACCGCGACTGGTTATTTCTACGCCATCCAGCATCACAAGGTCGAGTGGCCTTTTTCCATAAATGGCAGCCCCACTATGTGGGCGATTTCCATGAAATGTGGCACCAGCAATCTTACTTTTTTCAACCCGGTGTGCCAGACAGAGTGAACCCGTTAACCAAGCCGGAAAATCAGGCGTTATCTAATGAGTTAGCAGCCTTTCATCGCAAAGCATTAGACGAAGTCAAACAAGTCTATTTTAGCGGCCAGATGTTTGATGATTTCTTCTATGGTAAGGGATCAACTTATCCTGATATTAACGGTGCTATCGGGATTTTGTTTGAACAAGCCAGTTCTCGCGGTCAAGCACAGGATTCTCCAAACGGAGTTGTGACTTTAGCAGACAGTATTGATAATCAATTTGCGACTTCACTGTCTAGCCTCAAAGGCGCCCATGCATTACGCAAAAAGTTAATGGCTTATCAAACTAACTTTTTCTCAAGCAATGTTAAACGATTCCGTGACGGTAAACAGTCTGGCCGACTGGTAAAAGCCCATAATGGTTCAGCGCACATTAGTGAGCTTGTCAGTATTCTTGAGCAACATAAAATTAGTTTTAAATATGTGAGTAAATTAATTGAAGATGATGGTATTAATTTTACTCCTCAAGACAGCTTATTTATTCCAAACAGCCAGCCACAGCATGATTTACTGCAGGCGTTATTTGATAAACGCACAGAATTTAAAGATGAAACCTTTTATGACATTTCCACTTGGAATTTTGAATCAGCATTAGGATTAAGCGTCGTCAACAAAGCCAAACCTAGTGCCAAATCCTTATCTGACAAACCAAGCTTTAGCGTTGCTAAATCAGCTTACCCAGCGGACAGTGTGGCGTTGATAATCGATTGGCAGCAAGCTGCAGCAGGGCCAATGCTTCAGCAGCTATTAAACCAAGGCGTATTGGTAAAATATGCACAAAAGCCTTTCAGCCTTTATTCACATGAAACTGCAGATTCGAATAAAAAAGATGATAAAAAGCAGCCGACTAAACTTGTGGCAGGCAGCTTACAAATTCCGTTAAAACAACCCCAATTTAGCGCTACTGAACTTGCTGATATTGTTGCTAACGCTGCACAAAAGTACCAAGTTAATGTCATCGCCTCTGCAAGCTCACATACCGCAACAGGGATGGACTTAGGCAGTGATGATTTCATCAAAATTAACCCGGTCACTCCTTTAGTGATAACGGGAGCTGACACCAATGCCTCAGAAACCGGTCAAATCTGGTTTTACCTTGATAAGACCCTAGGTATTCCCACAACCATGGTCAACACTGAGCGTTTAGTTTCGCTGGATTTATCCGCTTATAGTCATATCTTTATGGCAGATGGACCTTATCATTTAATCAGTGATGCAACATCGAGAAAGTTAGGTAAATACGTCACTGAAGGCGGTACCATCGTGGCGCAAAAAAGGGCATTAATTTGGCTTAATAAGCGTAATATTTTAAATTCTGAACCGAAAACAAAACGCGAATTAGCAAAACTGTTTAGCACCACGGGGATGGATTTCGGTGACAAATCAAAACTGAAAGCCCGCCAATCAATCGGCGGGGCGATTGTATCGTTAAAACTTGATAGTACTCACCCTATTGCCTTTGGTTTGCCTAATCCACTACAGGTAATGAAAAACCGTGAAATTAGTTTTAACCTCACTTCGACGCCATTTATTGTGGCAGCAGAATACGAGAATGACTTATTAGTCAGTGGCTTCCTTGCTAAAGAATATCAACGCTCTTTTGCTAATACGCCAGCAATGATTGTTGAAACAAAAGGCAAAGGGAAAATCGTCGCATTAACCGATAATTTGTTATTTAGGAATATATGGCTGGGCTCAGAAAAGGTCTTCGCCAACGCACTGTACTTTGTGCCCACGATATAA
- a CDS encoding ComF family protein, translated as MDWQLPQVCYSGLRAIKYTILRNLPNRCLLCRQDIPHYRPFQNELQGFEQQKPQTGICQYCLIAGLYQHEVCLGCGKGIQILQRYCGQCQRREPIMVVAPCSYHQGLGELISAIKYRQQCAPLHALVQVLAIRVMDLVARGIIQLPQVIIPVPLHVNRLKSRGFNQAWLIANILSQQLGIKMDDALLRRHLDTKAQAGLDGKARRLNCEDAFKLTQKITFQRVALIDDVVTTGTTINEISKLFTAEYVHVQCWCLARAEAPGLL; from the coding sequence ATGGATTGGCAACTCCCACAAGTCTGTTATTCAGGCTTACGTGCGATTAAATACACGATTTTGCGCAACCTGCCGAACCGGTGTTTGTTGTGTCGCCAAGACATTCCACACTACAGGCCGTTTCAAAACGAACTGCAAGGGTTTGAACAACAAAAACCACAGACAGGTATCTGCCAATACTGTCTTATTGCAGGCTTATATCAGCATGAAGTGTGTTTAGGTTGTGGCAAAGGTATCCAAATACTGCAGCGATATTGCGGTCAATGTCAGCGGCGTGAGCCAATAATGGTAGTCGCTCCATGTAGTTATCATCAAGGCCTAGGCGAGTTAATCTCCGCGATAAAATATCGGCAACAGTGCGCCCCATTGCATGCGCTAGTGCAGGTATTGGCTATTCGAGTAATGGATTTGGTTGCAAGGGGTATTATTCAATTACCACAGGTGATCATTCCTGTGCCATTACATGTTAATCGTTTAAAATCCCGCGGATTTAATCAAGCATGGTTGATTGCCAATATACTGAGCCAGCAATTGGGAATTAAGATGGATGATGCATTACTCAGACGGCACCTTGATACCAAAGCGCAAGCAGGTTTAGATGGTAAAGCAAGGCGTTTAAACTGCGAAGACGCATTTAAGTTAACCCAGAAAATAACTTTTCAGCGAGTCGCGTTAATTGATGACGTCGTGACAACAGGCACAACCATCAATGAAATCAGTAAACTGTTTACTGCAGAATATGTGCATGTTCAATGCTGGTGCTTAGCCAGAGCAGAAGCACCAGGACTGTTATAA
- the bioH gene encoding pimeloyl-ACP methyl ester esterase BioH — MQSNLPKLDAHTIGEGQDLILLHGWGVNSAVFHPLQTALSEYRVHYVDLPGFGNSKENSGDISAWAAQLSAQLPKNAIWLGWSLGGLVASQIAINHPESVKALITVASSPCFMAQEAKTDSEQVTWPGIAPKVLAQFSAQLNVNLAKTVERFLAIQAMGSDSAKDDIVTIKKLVLAKPLPSQSVLDQGLSMLRTVDLRDQLHLIEQPWLRIWGKCDSLVPKKIPTILPQVTNTTDVIHNKASHAPFISHPQAFLDELLPWIKKQAT; from the coding sequence GTGCAATCCAATTTACCAAAGCTAGATGCTCATACTATTGGTGAAGGCCAAGATCTTATTTTACTTCATGGTTGGGGGGTAAATTCTGCCGTTTTTCATCCATTACAAACGGCGCTTAGTGAGTATAGAGTGCATTATGTGGATCTGCCGGGATTTGGTAACAGCAAAGAAAATAGCGGAGATATTAGCGCTTGGGCTGCACAACTTTCCGCCCAATTACCTAAAAACGCTATTTGGCTCGGCTGGTCATTAGGTGGATTAGTCGCCAGCCAAATTGCCATTAATCACCCTGAATCTGTCAAAGCATTAATTACAGTCGCTTCATCGCCATGTTTTATGGCACAAGAGGCGAAAACGGACTCAGAGCAAGTAACTTGGCCGGGTATCGCCCCCAAAGTTTTAGCCCAATTTTCCGCTCAACTTAATGTGAATTTAGCTAAAACGGTCGAGCGATTTCTAGCAATACAAGCTATGGGTAGTGACTCAGCTAAAGATGATATTGTCACGATTAAAAAGCTAGTGTTAGCCAAACCATTACCGAGTCAGAGCGTATTAGATCAAGGATTAAGTATGCTACGCACTGTTGATTTGCGGGATCAGCTGCATTTGATTGAACAACCATGGTTAAGAATTTGGGGTAAATGTGACAGTTTGGTGCCGAAGAAGATCCCAACTATTTTACCTCAAGTAACAAATACAACAGACGTCATTCACAATAAAGCATCCCACGCACCGTTCATTTCACACCCTCA